One stretch of Methyloversatilis sp. RAC08 DNA includes these proteins:
- a CDS encoding (Fe-S)-binding protein: protein MSTRPPGSRGEVGLFVTCLVDLMRPSIGFAALKLIEAAGYTPVVPDTQTCCGQPGHNSGDVRSARALAQKLIAEFERFSCIVAPSGSCAGMIRTHYPHLFDDDEAWRTRAEALAAKTFELTQFLADVAGVTEVPGDFAGTVTYHDSCAGLRELGVKRQPRALLDRMPGVEQKPLSECEECCGFGGLFSVKYPDISGAIAQRKCDNIRASGAGTVALGDLGCMMNIEGRLRRIGDEDTQVIHIAELLAGRLDPD from the coding sequence ATGAGCACGCGGCCTCCCGGCAGCCGTGGCGAAGTCGGCCTGTTCGTCACCTGCCTGGTGGATCTGATGCGCCCGTCGATCGGGTTCGCGGCGTTGAAGCTGATCGAAGCGGCCGGCTACACGCCGGTCGTGCCGGACACCCAGACCTGCTGCGGTCAGCCCGGCCATAACTCGGGCGACGTGCGCAGCGCGCGTGCGCTGGCGCAGAAGCTCATCGCCGAATTCGAACGTTTCTCCTGCATCGTCGCGCCGTCCGGCTCCTGTGCCGGCATGATCCGCACGCACTATCCCCACCTGTTCGATGACGACGAGGCATGGCGCACGCGTGCCGAAGCGCTGGCTGCCAAGACCTTCGAACTGACGCAGTTCCTGGCTGACGTGGCGGGTGTCACCGAAGTGCCGGGCGACTTCGCCGGTACGGTCACCTATCACGACAGCTGCGCCGGCCTGCGCGAACTGGGCGTCAAACGCCAGCCGCGCGCGCTGCTCGACCGCATGCCTGGCGTCGAGCAGAAGCCGCTGAGCGAATGCGAGGAGTGCTGCGGCTTCGGTGGCCTGTTCTCGGTCAAGTACCCGGATATTTCCGGCGCCATCGCGCAGCGCAAGTGCGACAACATCCGCGCTTCCGGCGCCGGCACCGTGGCGCTGGGCGATCTGGGCTGCATGATGAATATCGAAGGACGGTTGCGCCGCATCGGTGACGAGGACACACAGGTGATCCACATCGCCGAGCTGCTGGCCGGCCGGCTCGACCCGGACTGA
- a CDS encoding LutC/YkgG family protein translates to MSSARDDILGRLRQRIGREPVGTPAAREHVEQVITASRTGPRPSYGGDLAARFIDRAEALISTVDECPALSDVPTRCASWLASQGLGHRVVVSPALAGLDWSASGLDVRIGAATGDDPVGVTGCFRAIAETGTLMLCSGAQSPAVNSLLPETHIAVVPREHIVADMEAAFAVARDALDPWPRAVNFVSGPSRTADIEQTIVLGAHGPYRVHLLIVG, encoded by the coding sequence ATGAGCAGCGCGCGCGACGACATTCTCGGCCGGCTGCGCCAGCGCATCGGGCGCGAACCGGTCGGCACCCCGGCGGCGCGCGAGCATGTCGAGCAGGTGATCACCGCATCCCGGACCGGGCCACGACCGTCGTACGGTGGCGATCTGGCGGCGCGTTTCATCGACCGGGCGGAGGCGTTGATTTCCACCGTGGATGAATGTCCCGCGCTTTCCGATGTGCCGACGCGCTGCGCCAGCTGGCTGGCGTCGCAGGGGCTCGGGCACCGGGTCGTGGTGTCCCCGGCGCTGGCCGGGCTGGACTGGTCGGCCAGCGGTCTGGATGTGCGCATCGGCGCGGCAACCGGTGATGATCCGGTCGGCGTCACCGGCTGTTTTCGCGCCATCGCCGAAACCGGCACGCTGATGCTGTGTTCCGGCGCCCAGTCGCCGGCAGTCAACAGCCTGTTGCCGGAGACGCATATAGCCGTGGTGCCGCGCGAACACATCGTGGCCGACATGGAAGCTGCATTCGCGGTCGCGCGCGACGCACTCGACCCCTGGCCGCGTGCCGTCAACTTCGTGTCAGGGCCGTCGCGCACGGCCGACATCGAACAGACCATCGTGCTCGGCGCGCACGGACCGTACCGGGTGCATCTGCTTATCGTGGGGTAG
- a CDS encoding sirohydrochlorin chelatase — MKHGLILFGHGSRDPEWARPLREVAARLTAAPSAPCVELAFLEFLEPTLDQACDRLVAEGVTHIAVVPMFIAQSGHVRRDLPAQVDAARARHPSLLIDLATAVGEDARVQQVMAEVALAALSG, encoded by the coding sequence GTGAAGCATGGTTTGATACTGTTCGGACATGGCTCGCGCGATCCGGAATGGGCGCGCCCATTGCGTGAGGTGGCGGCGCGCCTGACAGCCGCGCCGTCGGCGCCGTGCGTCGAACTCGCCTTTCTCGAGTTCCTCGAACCCACGCTCGATCAGGCCTGCGACCGGCTGGTCGCGGAGGGCGTGACGCACATTGCCGTGGTACCGATGTTCATCGCACAGAGCGGGCATGTCCGGCGCGACCTGCCGGCTCAGGTCGATGCGGCGCGTGCCCGTCATCCGTCGCTGCTCATCGATCTGGCGACGGCCGTGGGCGAGGACGCACGCGTGCAGCAGGTGATGGCCGAGGTGGCGCTGGCCGCCCTGAGTGGCTGA
- a CDS encoding LutB/LldF family L-lactate oxidation iron-sulfur protein produces MEIRSMHFVSRVRQRLDDTELQRNLQRTRGRNAAARLASLSSLDDFDAVRARATDIRASVLRDLDLWLERFEAEATRRGATVLWARDGDEACRLVIDIARRHDVKTVVKAKSMVSEEAGLNAALEAAGIRPVETDLGEYILQINDNEPPSHIIMPVIHKSKEQVSELFARVHGTAAKTDIVELTREAREKLRPEFLGAEMGISGGNFLIAETGSVAIVTNEGNGRMCTTMPRVHVALTGIEKVIPTLDDLATLLRILPRSATGQAISNYVSLLTGPKHEGDADGPEHMYFVLVDGGRADLIGGDFEAMLRCIRCGACMNHCPVYQTIGGHSYGWVYPGPMGSVLTPLYQGLEKAKDLPQAATLCNQCGVVCPVSIPLPDLMRKLREKQVDAGLRPWSERLSMRLWAWVAQRPALYARGVRFAVRYLRWLADGRDRIQAMGVAPGWTAERDFPAPAAQSFRDQYAARQRRVGR; encoded by the coding sequence ATGGAAATCCGCTCCATGCATTTCGTGTCGCGCGTGCGCCAGCGACTCGACGACACCGAACTGCAGCGCAACCTGCAGCGCACGCGAGGCCGCAATGCCGCGGCGCGGCTGGCATCGCTGTCGAGTTTGGACGACTTCGATGCGGTGCGTGCCCGCGCCACGGACATCCGGGCGTCGGTGCTGCGCGATCTCGACCTCTGGCTGGAACGCTTCGAGGCGGAAGCCACCCGCCGCGGCGCCACCGTGCTGTGGGCGCGCGACGGCGACGAGGCCTGCCGGCTGGTGATCGACATTGCGCGCCGGCACGACGTGAAAACCGTCGTCAAGGCAAAGTCCATGGTGTCGGAGGAAGCCGGACTGAACGCGGCGCTCGAAGCCGCCGGCATCCGTCCGGTCGAGACCGATCTGGGCGAATACATCCTGCAGATCAACGACAACGAGCCACCGTCGCACATCATCATGCCGGTGATCCACAAGTCGAAGGAGCAGGTGTCCGAACTGTTCGCGCGCGTGCATGGCACGGCGGCCAAGACCGACATCGTCGAACTGACGCGCGAGGCGCGCGAAAAGCTGCGGCCGGAATTTCTGGGTGCCGAAATGGGCATTTCGGGCGGCAACTTCCTGATTGCCGAAACCGGATCGGTCGCCATCGTCACCAACGAAGGAAATGGCCGCATGTGCACCACGATGCCGCGCGTGCACGTCGCGCTGACCGGCATCGAAAAGGTGATTCCGACGCTGGACGATCTGGCGACGCTGCTGCGCATCCTGCCGCGCTCGGCGACCGGACAGGCCATCTCGAACTATGTGTCGCTGCTGACCGGTCCGAAGCACGAGGGCGATGCCGACGGGCCGGAGCACATGTATTTCGTGCTGGTCGACGGTGGCCGCGCCGATCTGATCGGCGGCGACTTCGAAGCCATGCTGCGCTGCATACGCTGCGGCGCCTGCATGAATCACTGTCCGGTGTATCAGACCATCGGGGGTCATTCCTACGGCTGGGTCTATCCCGGGCCGATGGGGTCGGTGCTGACGCCGCTTTATCAGGGGCTCGAGAAGGCGAAGGATCTGCCGCAGGCGGCCACGCTGTGCAATCAGTGCGGCGTGGTGTGTCCGGTATCGATCCCGCTGCCCGACCTGATGCGCAAGCTGCGCGAAAAGCAGGTCGATGCCGGCCTGCGACCGTGGAGCGAGCGGCTGTCGATGCGCCTGTGGGCCTGGGTGGCACAGCGTCCGGCGCTGTATGCGCGCGGCGTGCGCTTTGCCGTGCGCTATCTGCGCTGGCTGGCCGATGGTCGTGACCGCATCCAGGCCATGGGCGTCGCCCCGGGCTGGACCGCCGAGCGCGACTTTCCGGCGCCGGCCGCACAGAGCTTCCGCGATCAGTACGCGGCGCGCCAGCGCAGGGTCGGGCGATGA
- a CDS encoding ATP-binding protein, with translation MRSRFGLDRLGFRSRVLVAALLPSVAIALALAIHFTSTRIDDIEQSLIDRAALLTGSLAPASEYGLFVGNLDILQSLADSMMRERGVDGVLIVDRDQLVLARAGQVSDPPVDTTRGLARTALLQSSERFHQFAAPVFSAQGPSDLPFDDQLEPSGPLRLGTVVVQVSRFGSAQARRELITSAVLITAGGLLLAGLFARFLSDGVTAPVRALAETVQRIEKGDFSVRARTGARGILQVLEDGINRMAVSLQTARAGLEERVHDATAQLQQQKEVAEQASRAKTQFVDALLHDLSQPLMAMGLDIRTLKLRLRDDESAGLLSRLERSSLKLENMRDVLLDVARLESGATQPRLTDFPLIRVFDSLRVTFEAQAAEKGLRFELHPTRAWCRSDPLLLERVLANLVSNALRYTTRGTVFAGVRMLDDGRLRIEVRDSGQGIPADRIDDVFEEFVRLPGADPGAGGRGMGLGLTIVKRLCALLGHEVKVRSRPGRGSTFSVVLPRVRAFVQAPVAESLHGLARLAGCRVALIDDDAAVLQSLQSLLSSVGIDVIAGTSPDFVLRQLRQAGAPAFIISDYQLGDGLDGLNAVLTLRRELGDAIPALVMTGLAATRELEIELEGHGIPLVAKPVRPVVLDAVIGGMLDAADDLDA, from the coding sequence GTGCGGAGTCGTTTCGGACTCGATCGCCTCGGCTTTCGCAGTCGGGTACTGGTCGCCGCGCTTCTGCCCTCGGTGGCCATTGCGCTCGCACTGGCCATCCATTTCACGAGTACGCGCATCGACGACATCGAACAGTCGTTGATCGACCGCGCCGCGCTGCTGACTGGCAGCCTCGCGCCAGCCTCCGAATACGGCCTGTTCGTCGGCAATCTCGATATCCTGCAGTCGCTGGCCGATTCGATGATGCGGGAGCGCGGCGTGGACGGCGTACTCATCGTTGATCGTGACCAGCTCGTTCTGGCGCGCGCCGGGCAGGTCAGTGATCCGCCTGTAGACACCACGCGCGGTCTCGCCCGCACCGCGCTGCTGCAGAGCAGCGAACGTTTCCACCAGTTCGCCGCGCCGGTGTTTTCGGCCCAGGGGCCGTCGGATCTGCCGTTCGACGATCAACTGGAGCCGTCAGGGCCATTGCGTCTCGGTACCGTGGTGGTGCAGGTGTCGCGTTTCGGCAGCGCGCAGGCGCGGCGCGAACTGATCACCAGCGCCGTCCTGATCACCGCCGGCGGTCTGCTGCTGGCCGGCCTGTTCGCCCGCTTCCTGTCCGACGGCGTCACCGCACCGGTGCGTGCGCTGGCCGAAACCGTCCAGCGCATCGAGAAGGGCGATTTTTCGGTGCGTGCGCGCACCGGTGCGCGCGGCATCCTGCAGGTGCTCGAAGACGGCATCAACCGCATGGCAGTCTCCTTGCAGACGGCGCGCGCCGGGTTGGAGGAGCGGGTACATGACGCCACCGCCCAGCTGCAGCAGCAGAAAGAGGTGGCCGAGCAGGCCAGTCGCGCCAAGACGCAGTTCGTCGATGCGCTGCTGCACGATCTCAGCCAGCCACTGATGGCCATGGGGCTGGATATCCGCACGTTGAAGCTGCGGCTGCGCGACGACGAAAGTGCAGGTTTGCTGTCGCGGCTCGAACGTTCGTCGCTGAAGCTGGAAAACATGCGCGACGTGCTGCTCGATGTCGCGCGGCTGGAATCGGGGGCCACCCAGCCGCGGCTGACCGATTTTCCGCTTATCCGGGTATTCGACAGTCTGCGCGTCACCTTCGAAGCGCAGGCCGCTGAAAAGGGTCTGCGCTTCGAGCTGCATCCGACGCGTGCGTGGTGCCGCTCCGATCCGCTGCTGCTCGAACGGGTACTGGCCAATCTGGTGTCGAATGCGCTGCGCTACACCACGCGCGGCACGGTGTTCGCCGGCGTGCGCATGCTCGACGACGGACGCCTGCGCATCGAGGTGCGCGACAGTGGTCAGGGCATTCCGGCTGACCGCATCGACGATGTGTTCGAGGAATTCGTGCGCCTTCCCGGCGCAGACCCGGGGGCGGGCGGGCGCGGCATGGGACTGGGGCTGACCATCGTGAAGCGGCTGTGTGCCTTGCTCGGGCATGAAGTAAAGGTGCGCTCGCGCCCCGGCCGCGGTTCAACCTTCAGCGTCGTGTTGCCGCGGGTGCGCGCCTTCGTGCAGGCACCGGTGGCCGAGTCATTGCACGGGTTGGCGAGGCTGGCCGGATGTCGGGTGGCGCTGATCGATGACGATGCGGCGGTGCTGCAGTCGCTGCAGTCGCTGCTCAGTTCGGTCGGCATCGATGTGATTGCCGGTACCTCGCCCGACTTCGTATTGCGTCAGCTCAGGCAGGCCGGTGCGCCGGCCTTCATCATCAGCGATTACCAGCTGGGCGACGGACTGGATGGACTGAACGCGGTGCTGACGCTGCGGCGCGAACTGGGCGACGCCATTCCGGCGCTGGTGATGACCGGGCTGGCCGCCACGCGTGAGCTTGAAATCGAACTGGAGGGGCATGGCATCCCGCTGGTCGCGAAACCGGTGCGCCCGGTCGTGCTCGACGCGGTGATTGGCGGCATGCTGGACGCAGCCGATGATCTGGACGCATGA
- a CDS encoding response regulator translates to MQVMIIEDQPLVVEGLRSVLTGMDSEPDIRCALLASRALSMLRSGLRPDLVLLDLNLPDAGGTSLLTELRQEFPDVPVVVISAQDDRDTITRAIDQGAMGFISKSSNTAILVSALQLVMKGGIYVPHQVLDSHGVDHPPQAHIQDLADIGMTPRQIEVLTLMIEGLPNKLICRELGISDGTCKTHISAILRLLDVRNRTQAVFALSKMGVKLPRRPARD, encoded by the coding sequence ATGCAGGTCATGATCATCGAAGACCAGCCCCTGGTTGTGGAGGGGCTGCGCAGCGTACTGACAGGCATGGACAGCGAGCCGGACATCCGGTGCGCTTTGCTTGCTTCCCGCGCATTGTCCATGCTGCGCAGCGGTTTGCGGCCCGATCTGGTGCTGCTCGACCTAAATCTGCCGGACGCCGGGGGTACCTCGCTGCTGACCGAACTGCGTCAGGAGTTTCCGGATGTGCCGGTGGTGGTGATTTCGGCCCAGGACGATCGCGACACCATCACGCGCGCCATCGACCAGGGTGCCATGGGTTTCATTTCCAAAAGCTCGAACACGGCAATACTGGTCAGCGCACTGCAGCTTGTGATGAAGGGCGGCATCTATGTGCCGCATCAGGTGCTCGACAGCCACGGCGTCGACCATCCGCCGCAGGCGCATATCCAGGACCTGGCCGACATCGGCATGACGCCGCGTCAGATCGAAGTGCTGACACTGATGATCGAAGGTCTGCCGAACAAGCTCATCTGCCGCGAACTGGGCATTTCCGACGGCACCTGCAAGACGCATATTTCAGCCATCCTGCGCCTGCTTGACGTACGCAACCGCACGCAGGCGGTATTTGCACTGTCGAAAATGGGTGTGAAGTTGCCGCGACGCCCTGCCAGGGACTGA
- the pbpG gene encoding D-alanyl-D-alanine endopeptidase, with the protein MLLKYLMVSCTAVVLGLGVAPPSEAAGNTSAAQSSSKKKVAKAAQSKRIKQASVKKTSRKSVAVAPRVPHEPDFDALGLPNVKSASVLVQDQISGEVLFERNSDAVVPIASITKLMTAMVALDARPALDEVLVVSEEDIDQLKGTRSRLAIGTRLTREEMLHLALMSSENRASSALSRHYPGGQRAFIAAMNQKAIELGLADTRFFDSTGLDPHNVSSARDLAKMVAASSTYPLIREFSTTRDGSFAVKGKTLHFNNTNALVSSSDWEIALQKTGFTNEAGKCLVMQAWLNQKPVVIVLLDSWGRLTRIGDANRIRRWVEHLALQGAGAG; encoded by the coding sequence ATGCTTCTGAAATACCTGATGGTCAGCTGCACCGCAGTCGTGCTTGGTCTGGGCGTCGCACCGCCCTCCGAAGCCGCTGGCAACACCTCCGCCGCACAGTCCTCCTCGAAGAAAAAGGTCGCCAAGGCCGCCCAGTCGAAGCGCATCAAGCAGGCCAGCGTCAAAAAGACTTCCCGCAAATCGGTCGCTGTCGCGCCACGCGTGCCTCATGAGCCCGATTTCGACGCGCTCGGCCTTCCGAACGTCAAATCCGCATCCGTGCTGGTACAGGACCAGATTTCGGGTGAAGTGCTGTTCGAACGCAATTCGGACGCGGTGGTGCCGATCGCTTCGATCACCAAGCTGATGACGGCCATGGTCGCGCTGGACGCGCGCCCGGCGCTCGACGAAGTGCTCGTCGTGTCGGAAGAGGACATCGACCAGCTCAAGGGCACGCGCTCGCGTCTGGCCATCGGCACCCGCCTGACGCGTGAGGAAATGCTGCATCTGGCGCTGATGTCGTCGGAAAATCGCGCCTCGTCCGCGTTGTCGCGCCACTATCCGGGCGGTCAGCGCGCATTCATCGCCGCCATGAACCAGAAGGCGATCGAGCTGGGGCTGGCCGATACGCGCTTCTTCGACAGTACCGGCCTCGACCCGCACAATGTGTCGTCGGCGCGCGATCTGGCCAAGATGGTCGCGGCATCATCCACCTATCCGCTGATCCGCGAGTTCTCGACCACACGCGATGGTTCCTTCGCGGTCAAGGGCAAGACGCTGCATTTCAACAACACCAATGCGCTGGTATCGAGTTCCGACTGGGAAATCGCGCTGCAGAAGACCGGTTTCACCAACGAAGCCGGCAAATGCCTGGTCATGCAGGCATGGCTGAACCAGAAGCCGGTGGTCATCGTGCTGCTCGACTCGTGGGGACGTCTGACCCGCATCGGTGACGCCAACCGCATCCGCCGCTGGGTTGAACACCTGGCGCTTCAGGGTGCCGGAGCGGGCTGA
- a CDS encoding TonB-dependent receptor plug domain-containing protein: MRWPVASLVSGAVLFGQPAVAAEQPEAPHLDDLPVVLSMTRMPQRIDDAPGAVTLITREDIERLGYRRLTQVLRLVPGMNVMSDTGHSPAVFYHGLGSLNPNRMQVLIDGRSVYSPYLFGYVDWDALPLTMEEIERIEVVRGSNATTYGSNAVAGVVNIVTRSSQDGPRSSISVSRGNRDVADASMRLRHSFGPLSIALNARTMGDAGFDDRHDDARLNSTTFRADLTLNSSDEISLTAGQNKGRRELGYPYGVTGNSANENGFRESLTDNRFMHLRFRRLVATDNEWSVSYYRNEDRGREEWFGEAADVVNQGLIDAGFPFFSIGSLPLPIDYNRSATRQNIDFQHSFVPAQDWRVAWGAELRHEELKSKRMFFLTGQESDGFVRVSANVEWRPNDRWTLNAGNMIERFRDRSPQASPRLFATWHATPNHALKAGVSRAYRHPALIETRGDSRFIFPEVAAALTALDPVAGPLLADGFKQGRSRRTYVGTPSLQPERLDSVEFGYVGQFGASTLDVRLFHERFNHLITETRYRDNDYLETGVTFIDGDAVTIQGIEYQYRYRGDGREIWFSQAIPRIRSDANCDPRRVCYGDTVPSSTWSLTWFESLPRDWSISATLHGVNSARWFSGSERVDSYQTLDARIAKKFRSGDSLWEAAFAVTDIGPRYETFNDDQGSRTPFNAVGRQARLTLRTSWY, translated from the coding sequence ATGCGCTGGCCGGTCGCTTCGCTGGTGAGCGGCGCCGTCCTGTTCGGACAGCCTGCCGTGGCCGCCGAGCAACCCGAAGCGCCGCACCTCGATGACCTGCCGGTCGTGCTGTCGATGACCCGCATGCCGCAGCGCATCGACGATGCACCGGGTGCGGTCACGCTGATCACGCGCGAGGACATCGAACGTCTCGGCTATCGCCGTCTGACCCAGGTGCTGCGCCTGGTGCCCGGCATGAACGTGATGAGCGACACCGGGCACTCGCCAGCGGTTTTCTATCACGGCCTGGGTTCGCTGAATCCGAACCGCATGCAGGTGCTGATCGACGGTCGTTCGGTCTATTCGCCCTATCTGTTCGGTTACGTGGACTGGGACGCGCTGCCGCTGACGATGGAAGAGATCGAGCGCATCGAGGTGGTCCGTGGCTCGAATGCCACGACCTATGGCTCGAACGCCGTGGCGGGCGTGGTCAACATCGTCACCCGCAGCAGCCAGGACGGTCCGCGTTCAAGCATTTCGGTCAGCCGCGGCAATCGCGATGTGGCCGATGCGTCGATGCGTCTGCGGCACAGTTTCGGTCCACTGAGCATCGCGCTGAATGCGCGGACCATGGGCGATGCCGGTTTCGATGATCGCCATGACGACGCACGACTGAATTCGACTACCTTTCGCGCCGACCTGACGCTGAACAGCTCGGACGAAATCAGCCTGACGGCCGGGCAGAACAAGGGGCGCCGCGAATTGGGCTATCCCTATGGCGTGACCGGCAACAGCGCGAACGAGAACGGCTTCCGCGAATCGCTCACCGACAACCGCTTCATGCATCTGCGCTTCCGGCGGCTGGTGGCGACCGACAACGAATGGTCGGTGAGCTATTACCGCAATGAGGACCGGGGGCGCGAGGAGTGGTTCGGCGAAGCGGCCGACGTGGTCAATCAGGGTCTGATCGATGCCGGCTTTCCGTTTTTCTCCATCGGTTCGCTGCCGCTGCCTATCGACTACAACCGCTCGGCCACCCGGCAGAACATCGACTTCCAGCACAGCTTCGTTCCGGCGCAGGACTGGCGGGTGGCGTGGGGCGCTGAACTGCGCCACGAGGAATTGAAGTCGAAACGCATGTTCTTCCTGACCGGCCAGGAATCCGACGGTTTCGTGCGCGTGTCGGCGAATGTCGAATGGCGGCCGAACGACCGCTGGACCCTGAATGCCGGCAACATGATCGAGCGTTTCCGCGATCGCAGCCCGCAGGCCTCGCCGCGCCTGTTCGCGACCTGGCATGCGACACCCAACCATGCTCTGAAGGCCGGCGTCAGTCGTGCTTACCGTCATCCGGCGCTCATCGAAACCCGGGGTGATTCCCGCTTCATCTTTCCGGAAGTGGCGGCTGCACTGACCGCGCTCGACCCGGTGGCAGGGCCGCTGCTGGCGGACGGATTCAAGCAGGGTCGTTCGCGGCGCACTTACGTCGGCACCCCTTCGCTGCAGCCGGAACGCCTCGATTCGGTCGAGTTCGGTTATGTCGGGCAGTTCGGCGCATCCACACTTGATGTACGACTGTTTCACGAGCGTTTCAACCACTTGATCACCGAAACGCGCTATCGCGACAATGACTATCTCGAGACCGGCGTGACTTTCATCGACGGCGATGCGGTGACGATACAGGGCATCGAGTATCAATACCGCTATCGCGGTGACGGGCGCGAAATCTGGTTTTCGCAGGCCATTCCGCGCATCCGCTCCGACGCCAACTGCGATCCGCGGCGCGTCTGCTATGGCGACACGGTTCCGTCGTCGACCTGGTCGCTGACCTGGTTCGAGTCGCTGCCGCGCGACTGGTCGATTTCGGCCACGCTGCATGGCGTCAATTCCGCCCGCTGGTTCAGCGGCAGCGAGCGGGTCGACAGCTATCAGACGCTGGATGCGCGCATCGCGAAGAAATTCCGCAGCGGTGACTCCTTGTGGGAAGCCGCATTTGCGGTGACCGACATCGGTCCGCGCTACGAAACCTTCAACGATGACCAGGGCAGCCGCACCCCATTCAACGCAGTCGGTCGCCAGGCTCGGCTGACGCTGCGCACCAGCTGGTACTGA
- a CDS encoding patatin-like phospholipase family protein, translated as MSGGGARAAYQVGVLSAVRDLLPDTRINPFPILCGTSAGAINAVSLGVYSEDFGDAVDNLLYIWRNFHAGQVYRADNLGLARTGARWLMALMFGWAVDRYPKSLLDNTPLRELLTERLDFSRIQRAIDRGALYALSVTASGYTSGDSVAFFEGGEHIEPWKRMQRAASRTPLKVEHLLASSALPFIFPATKINREYFGDGSMRQLAPISPAVHLGAERIFIIGVSRMNEKDQRRRGDIYPSLAQVAGHALASIFLDQLMIDIEQLQRVNDILGRVPDHVMAEMGLPLRPIETLVIAPSERLDDIAARHVDALPFGIRTLLGGIGGTKRAGGGLASYLLFEKPYTRALIDLGYRDTMARADDVVNFLGLKPAVIAP; from the coding sequence TTGTCCGGGGGTGGCGCGCGCGCCGCCTATCAGGTCGGCGTCCTGTCGGCGGTGCGCGATCTGCTGCCCGACACGCGCATCAACCCCTTTCCCATCCTGTGCGGCACGTCGGCCGGCGCCATCAATGCCGTGTCGCTGGGTGTCTACAGCGAGGACTTCGGCGACGCCGTCGACAACCTGCTGTACATCTGGCGAAACTTCCATGCCGGACAGGTCTATCGCGCCGACAACCTCGGGCTTGCTCGCACCGGTGCCCGATGGCTGATGGCGCTGATGTTCGGCTGGGCGGTCGATCGTTACCCGAAGTCGCTGCTCGACAACACGCCCCTGCGCGAACTGCTGACCGAAAGACTCGATTTCAGCCGCATCCAGCGCGCCATAGATAGGGGTGCGCTGTACGCACTGTCGGTCACCGCTTCGGGCTACACCTCGGGCGACAGCGTCGCCTTTTTCGAAGGTGGCGAACACATCGAGCCGTGGAAGCGCATGCAGCGCGCCGCCTCGCGCACACCGCTGAAGGTCGAGCATCTGCTCGCCTCGAGCGCCCTGCCTTTCATATTTCCCGCCACCAAGATCAATCGCGAATATTTCGGCGACGGTTCGATGCGCCAGCTCGCACCGATCAGTCCGGCCGTGCACCTCGGGGCCGAACGCATCTTCATCATCGGCGTCAGCCGGATGAACGAAAAGGACCAGCGTCGTCGGGGCGACATCTACCCCTCGCTGGCCCAGGTGGCGGGCCATGCGCTGGCGAGCATCTTCCTCGATCAGCTGATGATAGATATCGAACAGCTGCAGCGCGTGAACGACATTCTCGGTCGCGTACCGGATCATGTGATGGCCGAAATGGGCTTGCCGCTGCGACCGATCGAAACGCTGGTGATTGCACCGTCGGAGCGGCTGGACGATATCGCGGCGCGTCACGTCGATGCGCTGCCGTTCGGCATCCGCACGCTGCTGGGCGGCATTGGCGGCACCAAGCGAGCAGGGGGTGGCCTGGCCAGCTATCTGCTGTTCGAAAAGCCCTATACCCGGGCGCTGATCGACCTCGGCTATCGCGATACGATGGCGCGCGCAGACGATGTGGTGAACTTCCTCGGCCTCAAGCCAGCCGTGATTGCGCCGTGA